Within the Cervus elaphus chromosome 13, mCerEla1.1, whole genome shotgun sequence genome, the region CCCCTCAGAGGAACCATTCCCCCCAGAGGAACCATTCCCCTCAGAGAAACCATTCCCCCCAGAGGAACTGTTCCCTTCAGAGAAGCCGTTCCCCTCAGAGAAGCCATTCCCCTCAGAGAAGCCGTTCCCCTCAGAGGAACCATTCCCCTCAGAGGAACCATTCCCCTCAGAAAAACCATTCCCCCCAGAGGAACTGTTCCCCTCAGAGAAGCCATTCCCCTCAGAGGAGCCATTCCCCTCAGAGAAGCCATTCCCCCCAGAGGAACCATTCCCCTCAGAGAAACCAATCCCCTCAGAGGAGCCTTTCCCCTCAGAGAAGCCATTCCCCTCAGAGGAGCCATTCCCCTCAGAGGAGCCATCCACACTTTCAGCCCCAGTGCCCAGCAGGACTGAGCTGCCAAGCTCTGGGGAGGCATCTGGGGTGCCCGAAGTCAGTGGTGACTTCACAGGCAGTGGAGAAATTTCAGGACACCTAGACTTCAGTGGGCAGCCCTCAGGGGAAAGTGCAAGTGGACTGCCCTCTGAAGACCTTGACTCCAGTGGGCTCACCTCTACAGTGGGCTCAGGCCTGCCTGTGGAAAGTGGACTGCCTTcaggggaagaagagagaattACATGGACCAGTGCTCCTGAAGTTGACAGGTTGCCCTCTGGGGGTGAGGGCCCAGAAGTTTCTGCTTCTGGAGTAGAGGACATCAGTGGACTTCCTTCTGGAGGAGAGGTTCATCTAGAGATCTCTGCCTCTGGAGTAGAGGACATCAGTGGACTTCCTTCTGGAGGAGAGGTTCATCTAGAGATCTCTGCCTCTGGAGTAGAGGACATCAGTGGACTTCCTTCTGGAGGAGAGGTTCATCTAGAGATCTCTGCCTCTGGAGTAGAGGACCTCAGTGGACTTCCTTCTGGAGAAGAAGGTCATCTAGAGATCTCTGCCTCTGGAGTAGAAGACCTCAGTGTAATTCCTTCTGGAGAAGGTCCTGAAGTCTCTGTTTCTGGAGTAGAGGACCTCAGTGGACTTCCTTCTGGAGAAGGTCCAGAAGTCTCTGTTTCTGGAGTAGAGGACCTCAGCGGACTTCCTTCTGGAGAAGGTCCTGAAGTCTCTGTTTCTGGAGTAGAGGACCTCAGCGGACTTCCTTCTGGAGAAGGTCCAGAAGTCTCTGTTTCTGGAGTAGAGGACCTCAGCGGACTTCCTTCTGGAGAAGGTCCTGAAGTCTCTGTTTCTGGAGTAGAGGACCTCAGCGGACTTCCTTCTGGAGAAGGTCCAGAAGTCTCTGTTTCTGGAGTAGAGGACCTCAGCGGACTTCCTTCTGGAGAAGGTCCTGAAGTCTCTGTTTCTGGAGTAGAGGACCTCAGCGGACTTCCTTCTGGAGAAGGTCCAGAAGTCTCTGTTTCTGGAGTAGAGGACCTCAGCGGACTTCCTTCTGGAGAAGGTCCAGAAGTCTCTGCCTCTGGAGTAGAGGACCTCAGCAGACTTCCTTCTGGAGAAGGTCCAGAAGTCTCTGCCTCTGGAGTAGAGGACCTCAGTGTTCTTCCTTCTGGAGAAGGTCATCTAGAGATCTCAGCCTCTGGAGTAGAGGACCTCAGTAGACTTCCTTCTGGAGAAGGTCCAGAAGTCTCTGCCTCTGGAGTAGAGGACCTTGGTGTTCTTCCTTCTGGAGAAGGTCATCTAGAGACCTCTGCTTCTGGAGTAGAGGACCTCAGTAGACTTCCTTCTGGAGAAGGTCATCTAGAGATCTCTGCCTCTGGAGAAGAGGACCTCAGTAGACTTCCTTCTGGAGAAGGTCCAGAAGTCTCTGCCTCTGGAGTAGAGGACCTCGGTGTTCTTCCTTCTGGAGAAGGTCATCTAGAGACCTCTACCTCTGGAGTAGAGGACCTCGGTGTTCTTCCTTCTGGAGAAGGTCATCTAGAGACCTCTACCTCTGGAGTAGAGGACCTCAGTAGACTTCCTTCTGGAGAAGGTCATCTAGAGACCTCTACCTCTGGAGTAGAGGACCTCAGTAGACTTCCTTCTGGAGAAGGTCATCTAGAGACCTCTACCTCTGAAGTAGAGGACCTCAGTAGACTTCCTTCTGGAGAAGGTCATCTAGAGACCTCTACCTCTGGAGTAGAGGACCTCAGTAGACTTCCTTCTGGAGAAGGTCCAGAAGTCTCTGCCTCTGGAGTAGAGGACCTTGGTGTTCTTCCTTCTGGAGAAGGTCATCTAGAGATCTCTGCCTCTGGTGTAGAGGACCTCAGTAGACTTCCTTCTAGAGGAGAGGATCATCTAGAGACTTCTGCTTCTGGAGTAGGGGACCTTAGTGGACTTCCTTCTGGAAGGGAAGGTCTGGAGATCTCTGCTTCTGGAGCTGGGGATCTTAGTGGGTTGATTTCTGGAAAAGAAGACTTGACTGAGTCAGCTTCTGGAGACTTGGACCTTGGCAGAATACCTTCTGTAACTCTAGGAAGTGGGCAAGCTCCAGAAGCAAGTGGTCTTCCTTCTGGATTTAGTGGTGAGTATTCTGGGGTGGACCTTGGAAGTGGCCCATCATCTGGCCTTCCTGACTTCAGTGGACTTCCATCTGGGTTCCCAACTGTCTCCCTAGTGGATACTACATTGGTGGAAGTTGTCACAGCCACCACAGCAGGTGAACTAGAAGGAAGGGGAACCATTGACATCAGCGGTGCTGGAGAAACATCTGGGCTGCCCTTCAGTGAGTTGGACATTAGTGGAGGAGCAAGCGGACTCTCTTCAGGAGCTGAACTCAGTGGCCAAGCATCCGGGTCACCTGACATCAGTGGGGAAACCTCTGGACTCTTTGGTGTCAGTGGACAGCCCTCAGGGTTTCCTGACATTAGTGGGGAAACTTCCGGGATTCTTGAGATCAGTGGGCAGCCATCAGGGttttctggagaaatatctggcatGACTGAGCTTAGTGGACTGCCCTCTGGACAACCAGAAATCAGTGGAGAAGCTTCTGGAATTCTTTCTGGCCTTGGTCCACCATTTGGCATAACTGACCTGAGTGGAGAAGCACCTGGGATCCCTGATCTCAGTGGGCAACCATCGGGTTTGCCAGAGTTCAGTGGGACAACATCTGGGATCCCTGACCTGGTTTCCAGTGCCATCAGTGGCAGTGGTGAATCTTCTGGCATTACGTTCGTGGACACCAGTTTGGTTGAAGTGACCCCAACgacatttaaagaagaagaagGCTTAGGATCTGTGGAACTCAGTGGCCTCCCTTCAGGAGAGGCAGATCTCTCAGGCACATCTGGGCTAGTGGATGTCAGTGGACTGTCTTCTGGAGCAATTGACTCCAGTGGGTTTAcatcccagcctccagaattcaGTGGCCTGCCAAGTGGAGTAACTGAGGTCAGTGGAGAAGCCTCCAGAGCTGAGAGTGGGAGCAGCCTGCCCTCCGGAGCATATGACAGCAGTGGACTTCCGTCTGGTTTCCCCACTGTCTCTTTTGTAGACAGGACTTTGGTGGAATCTGTAACCCAGGCTCCAACTGCCCAAGAAGCAGGAGAAGGGCCTTCAGGCATTCTGGAACTTAGTGGTGCCCCTTCTGGAGCACCAGACATGTCTGGAGACCATTTGGGATCTTTGGACCAAAGTGGGCTTCAGTCTGGGCTAGTGGAGCCCAGTAGGGAGCCTGCAAGTACTCCATATTTTAGTGGGGACTTTTCTGGCACCACTGATGTAAGTGGGGAATCCTCTGCAGCCACGAGCACCAGTGGGGAGGCCTCCGGACTTCCAGAAGTTACGTTAATCACATCTGAGTTGGTGGAGGGTGTTACTGAACCAACCGTTTCCCAGGAACTGGGCCAGAGACCCCCCGTAACATACACCCCCCAGCTTTTTGAAACCAGTGGTGAAGCCTCTGCATCTGGGGATGTGCCAAGGTTCCCTGGATCTGGGATAGAAGCATCATCAGTCCCAGAATCCAGCGGTGAGATGTCGGCCTATCCCGAGGCTGAGGTGGGAGCGTCTGCTGCCCCCGAGGCAAGCGGAGGAGCTTCCGGGTCCCCTGACCTGAGTGAAACCACCTCCACCTTCCATGAAGCTGATCTGGAGGGAACCTCAGGCCTGGGAGCAAGCGGCAGCCCCTCAGCCTTTCCGCAAGGCCCCACGGAGGGCTTGGCCACCCCGGAAGTGAGTGGAGAGTCAACCACCACCTTTGACGTGAGCATAGAGGCATCAGGCTCACCTTCCACCACTCCCCTGGCTTCTGGAGACAAGACTGACACCAGCGGAGACCTGTCTGGCCACACCTCAGGGCTGGATATTGTCATCAGCACCACCATCCCAGAATCCGAGTGGACTCAGCAAACCCAGCGCCCTGCAGAGGCACGTCTAGAAATCGAATCCTCAAGCCCCGTGCACTCAGGAGAAGAGAGCCAAACAGCTGACACAGCCACCTCCCCAACTGATGCTTCTATCCCAACCTCTGCAGGAGGGACAGATGATTCAGAGGCAACCACAACAGGTACAGTTgggattattttcctttaagtgGGTCGGAGTGATTCAGACTGTAGCATGGTAGGAAGCAGTGTCGACTCAAGTTTCTGAGCTGTGCAGGCTtaagcaagtttcttaacctctctgagcctcatctgtaaaacggcaATAGTACCAGGAGAGAGTAAATGAGATATAAATATGTCAAGAATGAGGCTATATCTTTTGCACACAGTACACACTTGTAGGTTCACAATTGTTACGGTCACAGTAGAGTTCCATAACACAAACATTTATATGTGAACTCAACTATCTGTACTTGGCACAAGAAGTACTGTTTAGATAGTGCTGGAAATTCTTCTCCTGTCCCTGGCCCACAGAATGAGTGTGAAAGGAGAGAATGAATCTGCTGATGATATTTATGTGCCATTATTTACTTTGTGCAGGGTTAAAACCTGCACAGTTCAAGAAACTATGATGCATCACTTCAGCTGTGTCATGCCTTTGGACCCTGGGTCCTCACCCCGACCCTGTGCAAGTGAACCCTCCTCTGTACTGTAGTGATGGTCTCACCTTGACACAAACCCAGCAGCTGctgattttcctttattttctgggACCCCTTGCATCCCCCTGTGTACTGAGAGTCCAGTCAGAGAATTCAGCCCTGCCAGAAGCAGGGGCTCAGGAGGGAGAGAGTCCCCAGAAATCATGTTGACCCAAAACCAGCCTTGTGGGTTTCTGTGGCCTGGGGCCCCACCCTGGAGGTCTTGGAGGCTGCACTGTACCCCAGGCAGCTACATTCTTGATGCCCAGCCTCTCCCTGGGGGTTGCAGCCTCCACCAGTTCCTGTGAGAGAAGCCCTGTGGTGCTGGGACCTGCCAGGAGATGGAGGGACACGTTATATGCCTGTGCCCCCTGGCCACACTGGCAAGCACTGCGATGTAGGTAAGACCCTCGGCGGCCATGGGGGTGCAGACAGAAGGGTCAGGAGAAGGCGTCCGAGGTCACCTGAGGTGCAGGCTTCTTGTCACACTGGCATAGGAGAGTACATAGTGATGTGTTGGGGTAGCAGCCACAGGGTAAGCATGGCATGTCTTTCTAGAGGGTCTGTTCTGCGTGATGGTTTAAGAGAAAAAGTCATTAAACTGAgaagtagttctttttttttttttcaagccaaTGATTGTTTTATGAGCAAAATCTAAAGGGTGCTTGAATTTTGAAGATAAAGCTGGAGACTTCAAAGAAATTTTGAGCTAGAGGGTGTATTGAAGAGAGCCAGTCATGCCCCAAAGTCCCTGGGAGGGAAAATCTGAGGGTAGGCTGTCTTGCATCATGCAGAGTGGACCACTCTGGGAAAGCCCATATGGTCCCCTCCATGCTTAGGCCTGGGTGGGGTTTGAGTACCTTTCTTGCCTTAAATGAGATGACACAGATAGAATTCATCACTCCCAGCTCCAGGATTTATGCCTGCAGGTCAGCTATGACCCAGCAGAGCCCCACCCTTGAGCACCCACCATGCTGGGGCCTCTGTCTGTCCAAGCAGCTTGTGAGATAAGTGAGGAGCCTGAGGGATCCTCTGATTGGAGGTGGTTCCCAAAATGAGATGATAGAATCTATGTGTTGCTCCCTGAGCACCTGGAGGCCTGTGGCCGTGAGGACATTTCAGCTCATCAACATCACCTCCCTTGAGGGAAGAAATGCCCAGTTCCCTCCAAGCTCAGATTCTTGGGTTAGCTCTCTGCACTCCCTCCACGTCCTTACCCCTGCTTGTGTCTGGAGTCAGAGATCCGAGACCCAAGGCCTTCCATTAGGCTTCATTCCTAAGACGCATGCAAAATGCCTTTACATCATACATGAAGGTACATTAATATAGATAtcaatatatattcaaaataatacagCAAGTCCCCTCCATGTAAATGAGTTCTGTACAGAGACCACATTTGTATGTCCAGTTTGTTCTAAGTCCAACAAAATTAGCCTAGGTACCCGACTATACAATTGGCTATagagtactgtactgtaataggcttataatacttttcacacaagtaatacatccaaaacagacacaaaaacaaagaaaacatttttaatcataCAGGACAGTACCTTGAGGAGTATAACACTGGCATACAGGcactggcatcgagtgaacaggctAGAAGAGTTAGGccggaggagggagaggaggtgggagatggtagtgATGAAGGGTCGTCagcaacaggagatggagggcacAATGCCTGATGCCGATGGCATGGGTTCCGGTTCCTTGCTGAAACCACATGCACgttcgcatctttgaaagtttgcaacttgaaggctCAGATGTAGGGAAATTACTGTGAATGAGTTATATACTcttaatatatatacactcttAATATAAACCTGCTATATACTTGGCACTTAcacaggaaatgtgtgtgtgtgtatatatatatatatatatatacacaaacaggCTCTAGAGTGTATACTATTTACTCTCTTCACCTTTGGGATCAGCCTCTGCCTACATGTGGGGGCCGTGACTGAGAACACTACAGGCCTCTGTGGCCAAAGAAGGTTGGTTCTCCTAGGAAGGTCCTGGCCTTTCTACCAAGGGGACAGTGCTTCCACTGAGCCATCAtgaccccaggggctgcagaCACACCCCTCTGTCTTCCATCCCCACGGGGAAGGCAGAGCACTGCCTCTGTCCTGGGAGAGCCCACCGCTGATGACAACCTGGGGAGACCTGGTGCGCTTTGCAGCACAGAGCCCTCAGTCGGCAGTAGAAGTGACTCTGCCTGGTAGACAGGTGTGCAGACACGTTCCCCACTCCCGGGTCTGGGTGTGCAGGTGGAGAGCAGCAGGGCGCCCGTCTTGGTGAAGTGCTATGGAGCTCAGCTCTGTCAGCCAGCCCAGCCTGGGTCAGCGAGGAACAGACTCAGGGCCCAGCAGGGCTTCTGGGATGGGGGCAGCCACCAGGATCAGAGCCCCCTTGCCCTCTTTTAGTATCTTCTGACACCTCTCTCCATTCTTAGCGACTCCTTCTCCAACCTGCTACTTGAAACAAAAATGGAACACTGGTATCAGAAGTCACGCGGCAAGGCTCGCGTCCTGGCACCTCTGAAATTAGAAGTAGGTGACAATGGACCTCAGCTAATCTGCTCTAAAGACAGCTTTTCTTTAATCATGTAAATTTCCAATGGGCGTTCCTTCCCGCAGTTTCTTCCCAGGCAGCTCTGAGAGCCTGGTAATCATGTCCATTTGAAAGTGCAGCCCCTagaggttaagcaatttgccTAACTCCACTGAGTGAGTCCAATCAAGAACTGAGGTCTTCAAAACAATTCTGTTATGTGCATGTGGTGAAGGTAGTGGATAAGAGTACAAAATACTCTGTAATTAATGCATATCCCAACCAATTGTCTCggacggtaaaggatctgcctgcagtgcgggagacctggattcgatccctgggtcaggaagatcccctggagaaggaaatggcaacccactccagtatccttgcctggaaagttccatggactgaggagcctggcagctacatacagtccatggggtctcaaagagtcagacagactgagcgacttaactaaccAACTGGGTTAAAAGATGATTACAATGACCAGTTCAGGAAACacttttattatttcaattaaCAATTGAGTTAGATCTATTCAATAATTACCTAATCAATTGGCCATTTAGTTTGAGTTATATTGATAGGCATTATTTTAATAGCACATTACTGGTTCTTTTTCCAGGATATAATTTCCTGGTGGCAAAGACGGTacagaatatgcctgcaatgcaggagacccaggttcaacccctgggtcaagaagatcccctagagaagaaaatgactacctactccagcattcttgcttggagaattttttgggcagaggagcctggcgggctagagtccatagggtcacaaagaattggacacgactgagcgactaacaatttcTAACACTTTTTGTATCGAAAACATTTGTGTGCTAATATCCAGGAAAtgaatttgtgatttaaaaaaaaaagaattgaggtCTTCACTGCTTAATACATCCAGCTGAATAAGAAACCTCTTGAACATAGCACCAGTTGTTGGCCTTAAAAAGCTAGAAGCTAAATTTCCGGGGAACCAGAATGAAGAGTGGCTGTAGTATCGCAGTGGTTCAACTAGACACAGACGAGCCCTCGCTACCTCATTTGTAAACAGTGTCAGAGATGGTGGTTCTCTGCTTTAAGACCTGGTGCCTCGGCCCCACCCCTGTGGCCTTGGCACTGGGGTTTTTTAATCTCCCAGGTGACTCCAGTGTGCAGGCAGAGCTGGGAAAcactgctgtgaggattaagaTCATCCATGTACATCTTACAGGTTCCCTTTTCTGTCTCTCATGCCACTGATTACGAAAAGCTTTGTCATCTGTAAAGAGTGAGTAGTGAGTCATCCACATGCAAAATCTGGCATCTCAATGCCCACCACAATACCCCTGGGGTCCCAAGTCACTCCTGTTCAATTTAACTCAAGACTTGGTGCTTCCAAAAGGACTACAGATGGTGTCCAGCATCCATAGATCACCCACCTATCATGTGGCTATAGAACCGGGAACCACAGGTTGTTAAAAGGCCTTATAGATCTGTGTCATCTTGTTTAGCCAGCGTTCCGTAAACAAGTTCTTGATAAACTATTAATCTGTACTCTTTACAGCAAAATAAATGCTTAATGAATACTCAGATTCTTtagcaaggcttcccaggtggcacagtggtaaaaagcctgcctgctaatgcaggagacacaagagacgaaggttcaatccttgggttgggaatatcccctggagtaggagatggcaaccagTATTGTCATACTGGAGATggcacccgctccagtattcttatctggtaaatcccatggacagaggagccaggagggctacagtccatgagatctcgaagagtcagacaagactagcAGTGAGCACTTCTACTACTACAGTTTCTTTGGCAGTTAAGTGCTGAACTGgagagttccctggcagtccagtggataagactcttcgcttccactgcagga harbors:
- the ACAN gene encoding aggrecan core protein isoform X1, with amino-acid sequence MTTLLLVFVTLRVIAAAISVEVSEPDNSLSVSIPEPSPLRVLLGSSLTIPCYFIDPMHPVTTAPSTAPLAPRIKWSRISKEKEVVLLVATEGRVRVNSAYQDKVTLPNYPAIPSDATLEIQNLRSNDSGIYRCEVMHGIEDSQATLEVVVKGIVFHYRAISTRYTLDFDRAQRACLQNSAIIATPEQLQAAYEDGFHQCDAGWLADQTVRYPIHTPREGCYGDKDEFPGVRTYGIRDTNETYDVYCFAEEMEGEVFYATSPEKFTFQEAANECRRLGARLATTGQLYLAWQGGMDMCSAGWLADRSVRYPISKARPNCGGNLLGVRTVYLHANQTGYPDPSSRYDAICYTGEDFVDIPENFFGVGGEEDITIQTVTWPDVELPLPRNITEGEARGNVILTAKPDFEVSPTAPEPEEPFTFVPEVRATAFPAVENRTGEATRPWAFPGESTPGLEAPTAFTSEDLVVQVTLAPGAAEVPGQPRLPGGVVFHYRPGSSRYSLTFEEAKQACLRTGAVIASPEQLQAAYEAGYEQCDAGWLQDQTVRYPIVSPRTPCVGDKDSSPGVRTYGVRPPSETYDVYCYVDRLEGEVFFATRLEQFTFREAQEFCESQNATLATTGQLYAAWSRGLDKCYAGWLSDGSLRYPIVTPRPACGGDKPGVRTVYLYPNQTGLLDPLSRHHAFCFRGVSVAPSPGEEEGSTPTAGPDVEDWIVTQVGPGVAAVPVGEETTATSGFTIEPENKTEWELAYTPAGTFPLPGIPPTWPPTGAATEEHTEGPSATEVPSASEKPFPSEEPFPPEEPFPSEKPFPPEELFPSEKPFPSEKPFPSEKPFPSEEPFPSEEPFPSEKPFPPEELFPSEKPFPSEEPFPSEKPFPPEEPFPSEKPIPSEEPFPSEKPFPSEEPFPSEEPSTLSAPVPSRTELPSSGEASGVPEVSGDFTGSGEISGHLDFSGQPSGESASGLPSEDLDSSGLTSTVGSGLPVESGLPSGEEERITWTSAPEVDRLPSGGEGPEVSASGVEDISGLPSGGEVHLEISASGVEDISGLPSGGEVHLEISASGVEDISGLPSGGEVHLEISASGVEDLSGLPSGEEGHLEISASGVEDLSVIPSGEGPEVSVSGVEDLSGLPSGEGPEVSVSGVEDLSGLPSGEGPEVSVSGVEDLSGLPSGEGPEVSVSGVEDLSGLPSGEGPEVSVSGVEDLSGLPSGEGPEVSVSGVEDLSGLPSGEGPEVSVSGVEDLSGLPSGEGPEVSVSGVEDLSGLPSGEGPEVSASGVEDLSRLPSGEGPEVSASGVEDLSVLPSGEGHLEISASGVEDLSRLPSGEGPEVSASGVEDLGVLPSGEGHLETSASGVEDLSRLPSGEGHLEISASGEEDLSRLPSGEGPEVSASGVEDLGVLPSGEGHLETSTSGVEDLGVLPSGEGHLETSTSGVEDLSRLPSGEGHLETSTSGVEDLSRLPSGEGHLETSTSEVEDLSRLPSGEGHLETSTSGVEDLSRLPSGEGPEVSASGVEDLGVLPSGEGHLEISASGVEDLSRLPSRGEDHLETSASGVGDLSGLPSGREGLEISASGAGDLSGLISGKEDLTESASGDLDLGRIPSVTLGSGQAPEASGLPSGFSGEYSGVDLGSGPSSGLPDFSGLPSGFPTVSLVDTTLVEVVTATTAGELEGRGTIDISGAGETSGLPFSELDISGGASGLSSGAELSGQASGSPDISGETSGLFGVSGQPSGFPDISGETSGILEISGQPSGFSGEISGMTELSGLPSGQPEISGEASGILSGLGPPFGITDLSGEAPGIPDLSGQPSGLPEFSGTTSGIPDLVSSAISGSGESSGITFVDTSLVEVTPTTFKEEEGLGSVELSGLPSGEADLSGTSGLVDVSGLSSGAIDSSGFTSQPPEFSGLPSGVTEVSGEASRAESGSSLPSGAYDSSGLPSGFPTVSFVDRTLVESVTQAPTAQEAGEGPSGILELSGAPSGAPDMSGDHLGSLDQSGLQSGLVEPSREPASTPYFSGDFSGTTDVSGESSAATSTSGEASGLPEVTLITSELVEGVTEPTVSQELGQRPPVTYTPQLFETSGEASASGDVPRFPGSGIEASSVPESSGEMSAYPEAEVGASAAPEASGGASGSPDLSETTSTFHEADLEGTSGLGASGSPSAFPQGPTEGLATPEVSGESTTTFDVSIEASGSPSTTPLASGDKTDTSGDLSGHTSGLDIVISTTIPESEWTQQTQRPAEARLEIESSSPVHSGEESQTADTATSPTDASIPTSAGGTDDSEATTTDIDECLSSPCLNGATCVDAIDSFTCLCLPSYQGDVCEIDQKLCEEGWTKFQGHCYRHFPDRATWVDAESQCRKQQSHLSSIVTPEEQEFVNNNAQDYQWIGLNDKTIEGDFRWSDGHTLQFENWRPNQPDNFFATGEDCVVMIWHEKGEWNDVPCNYQLPFTCKKGTVACGEPPVVEHARIFGQKKDRYEINALVRYQCTEGFIQRHVPTIRCQPSGHWEEPRITCTDPTTYKRRLQKRSSRTLRRSRPSTAH
- the ACAN gene encoding aggrecan core protein isoform X10 — encoded protein: MTTLLLVFVTLRVIAAAISVEVSEPDNSLSVSIPEPSPLRVLLGSSLTIPCYFIDPMHPVTTAPSTAPLAPRIKWSRISKEKEVVLLVATEGRVRVNSAYQDKVTLPNYPAIPSDATLEIQNLRSNDSGIYRCEVMHGIEDSQATLEVVVKGIVFHYRAISTRYTLDFDRAQRACLQNSAIIATPEQLQAAYEDGFHQCDAGWLADQTVRYPIHTPREGCYGDKDEFPGVRTYGIRDTNETYDVYCFAEEMEGEVFYATSPEKFTFQEAANECRRLGARLATTGQLYLAWQGGMDMCSAGWLADRSVRYPISKARPNCGGNLLGVRTVYLHANQTGYPDPSSRYDAICYTGEDFVDIPENFFGVGGEEDITIQTVTWPDVELPLPRNITEGEARGNVILTAKPDFEVSPTAPEPEEPFTFVPEVRATAFPAVENRTGEATRPWAFPGESTPGLEAPTAFTSEDLVVQVTLAPGAAEVPGQPRLPGGVVFHYRPGSSRYSLTFEEAKQACLRTGAVIASPEQLQAAYEAGYEQCDAGWLQDQTVRYPIVSPRTPCVGDKDSSPGVRTYGVRPPSETYDVYCYVDRLEGEVFFATRLEQFTFREAQEFCESQNATLATTGQLYAAWSRGLDKCYAGWLSDGSLRYPIVTPRPACGGDKPGVRTVYLYPNQTGLLDPLSRHHAFCFRGVSVAPSPGEEEGSTPTAGPDVEDWIVTQVGPGVAAVPVGEETTATSGFTIEPENKTEWELAYTPAGTFPLPGIPPTWPPTGAATEEHTEGPSATEVPSASEKPFPSEEPFPPEEPFPSEKPFPPEELFPSEKPFPSEKPFPSEKPFPSEEPFPSEEPFPSEKPFPPEELFPSEKPFPSEEPFPSEKPFPPEEPFPSEKPIPSEEPFPSEKPFPSEEPFPSEEPSTLSAPVPSRTELPSSGEASGVPEVSGDFTGSGEISGHLDFSGQPSGESASGLPSEDLDSSGLTSTVGSGLPVESGLPSGEEERITWTSAPEVDRLPSGGEGPEVSASGVEDISGLPSGGEVHLEISASGVEDISGLPSGGEVHLEISASGVEDISGLPSGGEVHLEISASGVEDLSGLPSGEEGHLEISASGVEDLSVIPSGEGPEVSVSGVEDLSGLPSGEGPEVSVSGVEDLSGLPSGEGPEVSVSGVEDLSGLPSGEGPEVSVSGVEDLSGLPSGEGPEVSVSGVEDLSGLPSGEGPEVSVSGVEDLSGLPSGEGPEVSVSGVEDLSGLPSGEGPEVSVSGVEDLSGLPSGEGPEVSASGVEDLSRLPSGEGPEVSASGVEDLSVLPSGEGHLEISASGVEDLSRLPSGEGHLEISASGEEDLSRLPSGEGPEVSASGVEDLGVLPSGEGHLETSTSGVEDLGVLPSGEGHLETSTSGVEDLSRLPSGEGHLETSTSGVEDLSRLPSGEGHLETSTSEVEDLSRLPSGEGHLETSTSGVEDLSRLPSGEGPEVSASGVEDLGVLPSGEGHLEISASGVEDLSRLPSRGEDHLETSASGVGDLSGLPSGREGLEISASGAGDLSGLISGKEDLTESASGDLDLGRIPSVTLGSGQAPEASGLPSGFSGEYSGVDLGSGPSSGLPDFSGLPSGFPTVSLVDTTLVEVVTATTAGELEGRGTIDISGAGETSGLPFSELDISGGASGLSSGAELSGQASGSPDISGETSGLFGVSGQPSGFPDISGETSGILEISGQPSGFSGEISGMTELSGLPSGQPEISGEASGILSGLGPPFGITDLSGEAPGIPDLSGQPSGLPEFSGTTSGIPDLVSSAISGSGESSGITFVDTSLVEVTPTTFKEEEGLGSVELSGLPSGEADLSGTSGLVDVSGLSSGAIDSSGFTSQPPEFSGLPSGVTEVSGEASRAESGSSLPSGAYDSSGLPSGFPTVSFVDRTLVESVTQAPTAQEAGEGPSGILELSGAPSGAPDMSGDHLGSLDQSGLQSGLVEPSREPASTPYFSGDFSGTTDVSGESSAATSTSGEASGLPEVTLITSELVEGVTEPTVSQELGQRPPVTYTPQLFETSGEASASGDVPRFPGSGIEASSVPESSGEMSAYPEAEVGASAAPEASGGASGSPDLSETTSTFHEADLEGTSGLGASGSPSAFPQGPTEGLATPEVSGESTTTFDVSIEASGSPSTTPLASGDKTDTSGDLSGHTSGLDIVISTTIPESEWTQQTQRPAEARLEIESSSPVHSGEESQTADTATSPTDASIPTSAGGTDDSEATTTDIDECLSSPCLNGATCVDAIDSFTCLCLPSYQGDVCEIDQKLCEEGWTKFQGHCYRHFPDRATWVDAESQCRKQQSHLSSIVTPEEQEFVNNNAQDYQWIGLNDKTIEGDFRWSDGHTLQFENWRPNQPDNFFATGEDCVVMIWHEKGEWNDVPCNYQLPFTCKKGTVACGEPPVVEHARIFGQKKDRYEINALVRYQCTEGFIQRHVPTIRCQPSGHWEEPRITCTDPTTYKRRLQKRSSRTLRRSRPSTAH